Part of the Flagellimonas eckloniae genome, TAGTGAATAATTGAATGCCACCTAGAATAAACATCATCCCAAAAATCAATAAGGGTCTGCTACCAATGTCCTGACCAAATCCAAGTTTTACGATCAGCAAATAAATATTGATAAAAATCCCTAGAATAATTAAAAGAACGCCCAAAATTCCAAAGAGATGAATTGGTCTTTGAAAATATTTACGAATAAAGAGCAGCAACATCATGTCTGCCACTACCTTAAAAACACGTTCTAGTCCGTATTTGGAAACTCCCGCATGTCTTGCATGGTGCTTTACGGGAACCTGTTTTATTTGTGCGCCTTCCAAATGGGCTAAAAGTGTTATAAAACGATGCATTTCACCATAAAGGTTCAATCCTTTGGCTATGTCTTTTGTGAATATTTTTAAAGCGCAGCCATTGTCCTTTATGTTCAACTTTGTAACCCTTCGAACCAAAAAATTGGCAATTTTTGAAGGTATTTTTTTTACAAGGGAGTCCTTTCTTTTTTGACGGATCCCTGTTATTAGATCATAATCTTCGTCAATAGCATATTCGAGCATTTGTGGTATATCAGATGGGTCATTTTGTAAATCGCCATCCATGGTAATGATATATTCTCCTTCAGCATAATCAATTCCCGCAGCCAGTGCCAAACTCTGTCCGTAGTTCTTTTTCAGCTCAATAAGATGGACTTTGGTATCATCCATTTCCTTAACAACCTTGCGAGTCTTATCGGTAGAAAAATCATCGATATAGATTATTTGATACTTATAACCTTCAAGACTTTCATGTATTTTTTGAGTCAATAAAACCACATTGTCCTGCTCATTGTAAAGGGGGACAACTATTGAAAGGAGGGAGTCTGTAACAGTGCTCATGTATTGGTTTATATGCGGGCAAATTTACTGCTTTTATTTAAGTTCCTTGGTTAAATCATCTAGCAACACTTGGGCTGCATAAAAGGGAGAGATTTTATTTTCTTCGATTGCCTTGAGCATTTTCTGTTGGATACGTTTATATGCTTTTTTCTGATGGAAAAAGAGCTTTAGTTGTTCATCTACGGTTTGAACAAACCAATTTTTGTTTTGATTTTTTCTGTTTAGTTCAAAATGCCCATTTTCCCGGGTCACCTTTACAAATTCCTGAATCATCTCCAGTATTTCTCTAATCCCGGTGTTTTCTGTAGCTGAACAGCTTAGTACCTTGGGAATCCATCCATTTTCTTTTGGTGGATATAAATGCAATGCCCTTGAAAATTCTGCTTTTGCCAATTTGGCCTTTTTCAAATTGCTGCCATCTGCTTTGTTGATGGCAATAGCATCCGCCATTTCCACGATGCCCCTTTTTATACCCTGTAGTTCATCACCGGCACCGGAAAGTTTTAAAAGAAGAAAGAAATCCACCATGCTGTGCACCACAGTTTCGCTTTGGCCCACACCAACGGTTTCCACGAGTATTACATCATATCCGGCTGCTTCGCAAAGAATAATGCTTTCTCGGGTTTTTCGGGCAACGCCACCCAAAGATTCTCCGGAAGGTGAAGGTCTTATAAAGGCGTTGGGATCCTTGGCAAGGGTTTCCATTCTTGTTTTATCGCCAAGAATACTGCCTTTGCTTAGGGAACTTGTAGGGTCAACAGCTAGAACAGCGACTTTTTTGTTAAGACTGGTGAGAGTCTTTCCCAGAACCTCTATAAAAGTACTTTTGCCCACCCCAGGAACCCCTGTAATCCCAATTCTAATACTTTCGTTGGGTTTGGAAAGGCATTCTTCAATTACTGAATTGGCTTTTTCAAAATGTTCCTGCTTGGAACTCTCAACAAGTGTAATGGCTTTTGCCAAAACAGCCTTATCCCCTTTAAAAATACCATCGGCAAGATTCCTGACGGAAATTTCCTTTTTTCGAGATTGTTTTATTTTAGAAACAGTACTGTTAGGTGTGCTCTTTTCGGTCGCCAAATTTAAAATTCATATAATTCCTTATAAAGGTATAAAGTTTTAAACTGTTGGTCTTTATGTATCTTTTATGAATTATTTGCTTTTAAAGGCTATTTCAGGGGCTTTGGAATGGTTTTTTGTTAAAAATCATATAAAAGAAAACTATTTTGCAACGCCGTCTTTTTTTCTTCGTCTTTTAAATGAACAACTAAAATACCAAACACTAGTACTGACCATGTTCGAAATTGAATTGGTAAAACAATGCAAGGCCAATGACCGTAAGGCCCAATTGCGGCTCTATCAGCAATATTGTGATGGTATGTTCGCTGTTGCCATGCGGTTTTTGAAGAACCAAGATGATGCCGAAGATGTACTTCAGGAGTCTTTTATAAAGGCTTTTCAGCGCATGGACCAGTTTAAGGGAGAAGTAACATTTGGGGCATGGTTAAAGCGGATAGTTGTGAATGGAAGTATTGATTTTTTAAAGTCGAAGCACCAAAAAATGGTTGAGTTGAACGAAGCTTACATGCATGTGACGGATGATGATGATTGGACAATTGAAGATGGCATTTCCATAAAAAAGGTGAAAGATGCCATTGAAAAATTGGCGGAAAAATACCGATATGTAATTCAAT contains:
- a CDS encoding glycosyltransferase family 2 protein yields the protein MSTVTDSLLSIVVPLYNEQDNVVLLTQKIHESLEGYKYQIIYIDDFSTDKTRKVVKEMDDTKVHLIELKKNYGQSLALAAGIDYAEGEYIITMDGDLQNDPSDIPQMLEYAIDEDYDLITGIRQKRKDSLVKKIPSKIANFLVRRVTKLNIKDNGCALKIFTKDIAKGLNLYGEMHRFITLLAHLEGAQIKQVPVKHHARHAGVSKYGLERVFKVVADMMLLLFIRKYFQRPIHLFGILGVLLIILGIFINIYLLIVKLGFGQDIGSRPLLIFGMMFILGGIQLFTIGIVMELLIRTYYESQQKRPYRVKKITIGDGKAA
- the meaB gene encoding methylmalonyl Co-A mutase-associated GTPase MeaB — encoded protein: MATEKSTPNSTVSKIKQSRKKEISVRNLADGIFKGDKAVLAKAITLVESSKQEHFEKANSVIEECLSKPNESIRIGITGVPGVGKSTFIEVLGKTLTSLNKKVAVLAVDPTSSLSKGSILGDKTRMETLAKDPNAFIRPSPSGESLGGVARKTRESIILCEAAGYDVILVETVGVGQSETVVHSMVDFFLLLKLSGAGDELQGIKRGIVEMADAIAINKADGSNLKKAKLAKAEFSRALHLYPPKENGWIPKVLSCSATENTGIREILEMIQEFVKVTRENGHFELNRKNQNKNWFVQTVDEQLKLFFHQKKAYKRIQQKMLKAIEENKISPFYAAQVLLDDLTKELK
- a CDS encoding RNA polymerase sigma factor, with protein sequence MNYLLLKAISGALEWFFVKNHIKENYFATPSFFLRLLNEQLKYQTLVLTMFEIELVKQCKANDRKAQLRLYQQYCDGMFAVAMRFLKNQDDAEDVLQESFIKAFQRMDQFKGEVTFGAWLKRIVVNGSIDFLKSKHQKMVELNEAYMHVTDDDDWTIEDGISIKKVKDAIEKLAEKYRYVIQLFLMEGYDHSEISQILGISETASRTRLLRGKTQLKEELKDIDYGTGS